A window of Cucurbita pepo subsp. pepo cultivar mu-cu-16 chromosome LG06, ASM280686v2, whole genome shotgun sequence contains these coding sequences:
- the LOC111797484 gene encoding uncharacterized protein LOC111797484, with product MAEESNVLAIPEAGMNQDNFESVLSIFFHPLLNVSRDVIFDESTFWQWNDVVEADHNQNQFTLKYLITEPEEGGAQHQEPSPPPAGAPPEPVEFTTPQRPNVRRRCECCTQTEAENLPQQVSNGVVERQNQTPYEAWYNKKPVVHHLRMFGCIAYMKVTRPHLAKLDPRGLKVVFIGYEPRRKAYRLYDPVGGEVVKHKVRLVVKGYVQKQGVDFEEVFAPVARLEFVRLLLVIAAHCSWEVHHMDVKSAFLNGELKKTVYVRQPPGFLDNDNPSKVLRLHKALYALQQAPRAWNAKLNSNLLSLKFKRCASAHGMYTHGHGKQRLILGVYVDDLIITGGNMEDLERFKKEMSNNFKMSELSVLSYYLSIKVQQNSTGISICRSAYAKKLLDTTRLADSNPTRTPMEARLQLRKAGTTTTVDSTNYRNIFGSLRYLVNTHPVLAYSVGYPQQMKEQRFSKAYTSHHPLLAPTWLYPPTVGSQQQSQEFFMALDDLFNTFSSVARFAFGSSATVSEVS from the exons ATGGCTGAAGAGTCAAATGTTTTGGCAATTCCTGAAGCGGGGATGAATCAAGATAATTTTGAATCAGTGCTCTCgattttttttcatcctttGCT AAACGTATCTCGCGACGTCATCTTTGACGAAAGCACATTCTGGCAGTGGAACGACGTGGTCGAGGCAGACCACAACCAAAATCAATTCACATTGAAGTACCTCATCACCGAGCcggaagaaggaggagcccagCATCAAGAACCGTCACCGCCGCCAGCAGGTGCACCCCCTGAACCAGTGGAGTTCACAACACCACAGAGGCCgaatgtgagaagaagatgcgagtgcTGCACACAGACCGAGGCAGAGAATTTACCTCAGCAAGTTTCG AACGGAGTGGTGGAGCGCCAAAATCAGACGCCATAtgaggcctggtacaacaaaaaGCCAGTTGTACATCATCTCCGCATGTTCGGTTGCatcgcatacatgaaggtaacGCGTCCCCACCTtgccaagctcgatcccagggggctaaaggtcgtcttcatcggctatGAACCCAGGCGCAAGGCgtacagactctatgatcctgtAGGGG gagaagttgtgaagcacaaggtCCGTCTGGTGGTGAAGGGCTACgtccagaagcaaggagtggacttcgaagaggtatttgcGCCGGTGGCAAGGTTAGAATTCGTCCGTCTTTTGCTGGTAATTGCGGCACATTGCTCTTGGGAGGTTCACCATATGGACGTGAAGTCTGCTTTCCTTAACGGAGAGCTGAAGAAGACCGTCTACgttcgacaaccacctggCTTCCTGGACAATGACAACCCCAGTAAGGTACTGCGCctgcacaaggcactctaCGCGCTTCAGCAGGCCCCACGAGCCTGGAACGCGAAGCTCAACAGTAACCTACTATCACTGAAGTTCAAGCGCTGTGCCTCTGCgcatggcatgtacacgcACGGCCATGGCAAGCAGCGACTGATCTTGGGAGTGTACGTCGatgacctcataatcactggaggcAACATGGAAGACCTCGAAAGGTTCAAGAAGGAGATGTCAAAtaacttcaagatgagcgaACTCAGcgtgctcagctactacctcaGCATCAAAGTGCAACAGAATTCTACTGGCATCTCCATCTGCCGAAGTGCGTACGCGAAGAAGCTGTTGGACACAACTAGACTTGCGGACAGTAATCCtacaaggacgccaatggaggcccgGCTCCAACTAAGGAAGGCCGGCACTACGACGACAGTCgactccaccaattaccgcaACATTTTTGGGAGTCTGCGCTATTTGGTAAACACTCATCCTGTTCTTGCTTATTCTGTTGGATAT cctcagcagatgaaagagcaacgctTTTCTAAAGCCTACACATCCCATCATCCATTGCTTGCTCCCAcctggttgtatcctccaactgtagggtCTCAGCAACAGTCTCAAGAGTTTTTTATGGCTCTGGATGATCTTTTCAACACCTTCTCAAGTGTCGCTCGTTTCGCTTTTGGTTCCTCAGCAACAGTCTcagaagtttcttga